The bacterium region GAAGGAGGGTAGCTCGCAGAGCGAAGTAGCGGGGAGGGGCGGTATGTAGGCTTGGCAATAACCCTACGAGCGAAGTGCAAAGGTGCTCAGGAGCCGCACACACGTCCCGTGCGCACCAGCGGCAAACAATCCAATAGCTGCAGGAACGCATGAGAAGTGCTCAAGCTCCTCCACTGGCAGCACTCCCCCATCGTCATCATTCGCCATCCGCGTCAACGTGAGATGTGGTCGGTACAGTGCGCCCACGGATCGGTAGCCGTACTGCTCAATGTTCTGCCGCACCTCCGGAAGAGCGCGAGGGAGACGTGCGGCATCTCTGGCACGCAAATGACCCGCTCGCAGTGGGTTCACTGCCTCGATGACCGCTCGCTGGAGTGTCACCAACGCTGCGTGCGATTCGTATTCCACATCAATCCACCGCTCTTGGCGGGCGAAGCGCGTCGCGACGAGCAGTGGCCGCTCCATCGCTGTGGCGATGCGTGCGAGACGCTCGCGAACGATGTGCAGCACGCCACTGGGAAGTATGGTGTAGTAGAGTGTGACGTGCGGACGCTCACGGGTCTTGTCGAGTACGAAGAGGCCTCCGCGTCGCTGGAGCGCCTGGCTCATCGCAATGGCACGTGCCGCGACCTCCGCTGGCGGGATACACGCGATGATGTACTCTCGCATACTAAAAAACATTCATCACGATGCCGAACGTTTCACCGTTGCGAGCTGTCCACAGGCCGCGGCGATGTCGTCGCCCATGGTCTTCCGCTGCGTGACGGTGTATCCGGCATCGAGGAGGACGCGCTTGAAGGTGTCAATGCGCTCCTGCTGTGCGCGTACGAAGGGCTTGCCCGCAACGGGATTCCACGGGATGACGTTCACCTTGCTCGACCCTGTTCGCGCGATGAAACGCGCGAGCTCCCGCGCGTGCTCGGGTGTATCGTTCACCTCGTTGAGGAGCGTGTACTCGTACGTCACATGGTGGCGACGATTCCCGAGCGACTGGTGGTATCGCTGCGCCCAATCCGCGAGGCGTTCGAGGAACTTTGGAGCGGTCGTGGGGACGATCTCGCGGCGACGTTCCTCATTGGCACTGTGGAGGGAGATGGCGATGCGGACGTGCGGCCACGCGGGATCCGTGAGGATGCGCTCGAGCTGCGGGAGGACACCAACGGTCGAAACGGTGATACGCGTCGTCCCGATGTCCGTCACACGCAGCCACGTCGTGATCGCGGATTTCACATTCGCGTAGTTCGCAAGTGGCTCGCCCATGCCCATGAACACGATGTTGCTGATGCGCGCATACTTGACCGTTTCGGCGTGGTCCTGGAGCCAGTACATCCAGAACCGGTACTGGTCGGCGATCTCATCTGCAGTCAAGCTCCTCGTGAGTCCCATCGCGCCGGTTGCGCAGAAGGTGCACCCCATCGCACATCCCACCTGCGAGGACACACAGATCGTCCACTGCCCGCGACGATTCGCCATGAGCACGCTCTCGAAAACGAGCCCGTCCTCTGTGGCGAGCGCCGCCTTGAACGTATCGCCCGCGCGACTCTTGAGGATCGCCGCCTGCGTCACGGACATCCACGGGACCGCGGCGAGTGCCTCCCGCATGGCGTGGGAGAGCGTCGTGACGTCTGCCCACGCACGGATGGACGGATCGAACAGCGCGACCTCAATCTGCCGGAAGCGGAAGTCCTGCACATCACGAAGAACCGCGCGGATGCGATCCGCGCGAAGCGTCGCGGGTGGCGGTGTGTGCTCGTCCTGCGTCATACGATAGTGACCGGATCGTAGCACAACCACGAACCACGTCAAGCCGTACCACGGAATGATGGCTGACGGAGGATATGCTGCCAACGCTCGCCACCGATGATGAGGTGGTCGTCATCGTGTCGCGAACGAGAGCTCGTCGTAGAACTTGCCTTCGGCGAGGGAACGAAGGACTCGTACGATGAACGGCATGACGTTCGGTGGAAGTGCATCGGGTGAAAGCCAAGCGAGTGCATCGCACTTGTGGGGCTCGCAGATACGAGGTGACCCGCTCCACTGCCGGACGCGAAAGAAAAAATCAACGCGCTCACCCGTCGCGTCCTCTGCCGCGCGGTAGAGCGTGTGGACGAATTCCACATCGTCCACGCGCAACGTGATGCCGATCTCCTCATGCACCTCGCGGAGCAATCCAGCCACGGGGAGCTCCTCGGGTTCCACGTGTCCCGACGGAACACCATACCACCCATCGAAGTACCCACTCCCCTTGCGGAGCATGAAGAGGTACCGCCCCTCCTGCTCAAAAAGCGCGTAGACCGCGGGCACTGCGGTGTGCCGATGGCGTGAGACATGCATAACGATCAGACAAACCCATGGACGACACGACCGACAGCAACACCGATAGCGAGCGCACCGCCACCGACGAGAAGCATTTCGAGGCCGTGCCCGATCGCTCTCGTCCGGAATACCAACGCGCCGCCGATGCCAAGGAGGAAGAGCGCGAGGAGCGAGCACGCGATGGAGACCCAGAACGCTGCCTGCACGGACAGGAAGACGTACGGGAGCAACGGGATAAATCCGGCGAAGAAGTACGATGCGAGCATGATCGCACCGCCGAGCACGTCGCGCTTCGTCACCCGTGCCTCCTTGCCCTGAAATTCCGCAACCGAGTGCTCGGTGAGCAAACTCCCAGCGCCCATGGAGAATCCCTCCACGAAAATGAGGATCGCGCCGGTGACGATGATGGTGGAGCGCGAAACGCCGGACACCGCAACGCCGGCGAGGAGACCCATCGTGGATACCAAGCTATCCTCCACGCCAAAGATAATGTTGCGCACGAGGAGCTCCGTGATCCTGGTCATAGTAGGGAGATCATGCGCCGATAGTAAGGAGATCACTGCGCTGATTACGCAGATAATGCGCTGATATGCACTAGGGACGCGTGCGGAAGCGCTCGAGGAAGGGGGCGCCGGAGTACGCGCACGCACGGACGAAGGACCAGTCCCAGAGATCGTCGGGCTGCTCGCCCGCGGGCTTCAGAACGAGCGTTTCACCGTGGTAGGACTGGAGCGATGCATCGGTAAACGCGGTAATGCACGCACGCTCACGATCGAGGTTCCGTCGCGATGACGCGAGCACCGGGAAGTACGTGAGGTACTTAATCGCCCACCAGTCACGATCGGCGAGCACCTGTGAGAGCGGTTCACCACTCGCGTTCTGCGATGGGAGCCGCCCGAAGAACCTCGTGAACGTCCGCAGCGCGAGCGGCTCGAGATCAATGCGACGATGATCGGGGAACTGCTTCGTGATGTCAATGGGTGCATCGGGGTTCGTCACGAGGGAGCAGGTGAACTGGTAGTCGGTCGTCTGCTCGGGGAGTGCGCCCTGCGTGCGGACGTACGCATCGAGCAGCGCGGCGCGCTCTCCGGCACCAATGGTGACGCAGGGGTCGCGGTCATCAACACCATCCGGACCGAGCGCGATGAACGCGATCGCCGCGCGCTCCTCCGCATCGCTCGCCCCGCGCGCGATGGCATCTGGCACGACGCGTGCAAACAGGTTCGTCGCGGTCGTGCGGAGTGGCGATGCCGCAGTGACATTACGCGCATCGAGTGATGATGGCCAGGATACTTTTGCCACCTGTTCCGGTACGCCACCGACGACACGACGCGCGTCCTCCGCGCGGGGCGCTGGGGTTTCCGCGATGAGGCCGTCGGGTTGCACATCAGTGGGCGCAGCAGCCGGGGCCTCCTGCACAACGACCGCTGCGGGAACTCCTATGTCATCGCTCGCATCCGTTCCGGCGGACCGCACGCCGTACACGGATGCGCCAATGGGGGTCTGGAGGAGGACGATGGCGATGGCCGAAATGCCGATCACCAATCCGCCTGCAAAAAATCCGTACTCACGAGTGTGGATCATATATTAAGCGTGTAGAAAAATGATGTAGCGGAGGCCTTCCCGCCTTCGCATAAAGCTACGGCGGACAGGCAGGCCTCCATCCGAATGTTCCCTCCGAAGCTGGTGCGAGAGCACCAAAGATCGGTTCCGCCCTCCCAGAGAATGCGACGCTGCTCCAGTGTGAGCTCGCGCCCGTCTGCGCCGTGGGTCTCCTGTGCGCTCATAGGATGATGGGAGGGTCGAGCGGTGACGATTCCGACTGGTGCGCGGCGTGCTCCTGCCGCGCGATGCGACGTGCGCGACGGACAATCGCGCCACCGCCACCGAGGACGATGAGGAGGATGATCGCCCACGCCACGCCGATGCGCGAACCCATAACCTCCAGGATACTCCACCCGAAGAATTGCACCTTGAGGAGCGGCAACACGACGAGGAGTCGGACGACATCGAGAGCGTTGAAACGTTCGATCTCCCCCAAGGCGAGCGCGTACTTCCCCTGCATCGCATCGTTCCACACGACAATCTCGTAGGTTCCGGGGGTGACACGCTTGCCCAACTCTGGCCCCTTACGGTAATCATCGTCTGCGAACGGCTCGTGGAACAGTGGCCACTCCCCTTCCGTGCCATCGAGATCTGCGATGGGCGCGCGCCGTTCGCCGATGCGCTGTACCACCTGCACGGAGAATCGTCCATCCGGATTGGATCGCAGCGGCGTGAGGATGTTCACGAAGAGGTTGAACC contains the following coding sequences:
- a CDS encoding VIT1/CCC1 transporter family protein, yielding MTRITELLVRNIIFGVEDSLVSTMGLLAGVAVSGVSRSTIIVTGAILIFVEGFSMGAGSLLTEHSVAEFQGKEARVTKRDVLGGAIMLASYFFAGFIPLLPYVFLSVQAAFWVSIACSLLALFLLGIGGALVFRTRAIGHGLEMLLVGGGALAIGVAVGRVVHGFV
- a CDS encoding NUDIX domain-containing protein, which encodes MHVSRHRHTAVPAVYALFEQEGRYLFMLRKGSGYFDGWYGVPSGHVEPEELPVAGLLREVHEEIGITLRVDDVEFVHTLYRAAEDATGERVDFFFRVRQWSGSPRICEPHKCDALAWLSPDALPPNVMPFIVRVLRSLAEGKFYDELSFATR
- a CDS encoding DUF1045 domain-containing protein, giving the protein MREYIIACIPPAEVAARAIAMSQALQRRGGLFVLDKTRERPHVTLYYTILPSGVLHIVRERLARIATAMERPLLVATRFARQERWIDVEYESHAALVTLQRAVIEAVNPLRAGHLRARDAARLPRALPEVRQNIEQYGYRSVGALYRPHLTLTRMANDDDGGVLPVEELEHFSCVPAAIGLFAAGAHGTCVRLLSTFALRS
- the rlmN gene encoding 23S rRNA (adenine(2503)-C(2))-methyltransferase RlmN, producing the protein MTQDEHTPPPATLRADRIRAVLRDVQDFRFRQIEVALFDPSIRAWADVTTLSHAMREALAAVPWMSVTQAAILKSRAGDTFKAALATEDGLVFESVLMANRRGQWTICVSSQVGCAMGCTFCATGAMGLTRSLTADEIADQYRFWMYWLQDHAETVKYARISNIVFMGMGEPLANYANVKSAITTWLRVTDIGTTRITVSTVGVLPQLERILTDPAWPHVRIAISLHSANEERRREIVPTTAPKFLERLADWAQRYHQSLGNRRHHVTYEYTLLNEVNDTPEHARELARFIARTGSSKVNVIPWNPVAGKPFVRAQQERIDTFKRVLLDAGYTVTQRKTMGDDIAAACGQLATVKRSAS